In the Sus scrofa isolate TJ Tabasco breed Duroc chromosome 7, Sscrofa11.1, whole genome shotgun sequence genome, one interval contains:
- the CNPY3 gene encoding protein canopy homolog 3 isoform X1, which yields MCRCWGSRAGGMDHLPTGARRGTQALSCCCLHRDLRLIEVTETICKRLLDYSLHKERTGSNRFAKGMSETFETLHNLVHKGVKVVMDIPYELWNETSAEVADLKKQCDVLVEEFEEVIEDWYRNHQEEDLTQFLCANHVLKGKDTSCLAEQWSGKKGDTAALGGKKSKKKSSRAKASGGGSKQRKELGGIEGDPSPEEDEGIQKASPLTHSPPDEL from the exons ATGTGCAGGTGTTGGGGTAGCAGGGCTGGAGGGATGGACCACTTACCCACTGGGGCAAGGAGGGGAACTCAGGCACTCTCGTGCTGCTGTCTCCACAGGGACTTACGGCTAATTGAAGTCACTGAGACCATCTGCAAGCGGCTCCTGGACTATAGCCTGCACAAGGAGAGGACCGGCAGCAACCGGTTTGCCAAG GGCATGTCAGAGACCTTTGAGACGCTGCACAACCTGGTGCACAAAGGGGTCAAAGTGGTGATGGACATCCCCTACGAGCTATGGAACGAGACCTCTGCGGAGGTGGCCGACCTCAAGAAGCAg TGCGACGTGCTGGTAGAGGAGTTCGAGGAAGTGATCGAGGACTGGTACAGGAACCACCAGGAGGAGGACCTGACTCAGTTCCTCTGCGCCAACCACGTTCTGAAGGGCAAGGACACCA GCTGCCTGGCAGAACAGTGGTCTGGCAAGAAGGGGGACACAGCAGCCCTGGGGGGAaagaaatccaagaagaagagCAGCAGGGCCAAGGCATCGGGCGGTGGCAGCAAACAGAGGAAGGAGCTGGGTGGCATCGAGGGAGACCCCAGTCCTGAGGAGGATGAGGGCATCCAGAAGGCCTCCCCCCTCACACACAGCCCCCCTGATGAGCTCTGA